The following DNA comes from Epinephelus moara isolate mb chromosome 2, YSFRI_EMoa_1.0, whole genome shotgun sequence.
CAGCTACTGTTACAGACTGATTACACTTAAGTTTGATTAAGAAGAGTCTAGACTCTTAAATTGGACTTTTTTAGGCCCAAAATATATTTGGCAAATCCCATGGTGGGGTGGTTGGAGGACTCCTCTGAAACTACAGGCTACGTTACTAACAATGGGGTCTTCAGCATGTTTTGTGTGAACTAAACCCAAATTATGTTCAGTTTgcagtgaaattaaaaacagaaaatgtgcaaATACTCAGATTGGAGGAGCTGGaatcagcaaatgtttggtATGTTTGCTTGATAACTGAATTGAAACAGCTATAATACATGttatttttgtatattatgaatgaatgatacATTAAGAATTTCATTCGACTTGATGgttcctctttctttttatgtatttttttgtcttccttATAGCATTGTTTTCAGCCACAGCAGGAAGCTGTTTTCAGAGAAAACTGTGCACTACCTGCGTAACACTAAACGGCACGCAGACTAACTGGGGAACATAGCGGAGCATTTAGTGACTTAagagtcagatatttccctcaggagttagtggagaccaaaaagctcagaaacaaacaaagaaatactCTGCCATCTATTTCCAAACAGGTGCATAGGGGGAGGGACGAGCAGAACACAACTTGTAGAAGAAACTCAGATACAAATAATGATTTCAGTGGTGCAACAGTTTGGTTAAAGGGGAGTGAATTCGACTAATTCTGCATTCATGTAAACTTTGAGAGGAGGTACGCAGGCTACTTGTTGCAGTTGGTTACCAAGTGAAACCGCACACAGACTATAGCTGCTACAACATTAGCTTAATCACTTGTATTAAGTGTTAATATTggaattttattttcactgtaacAACCAGCGAAGGCGCTTTTGCAGCCAATCTGCCAACAGCTGGTTAATTATATTCACCAGGTGAATTACTACAGATCAACgctgttttgtgtctgctggatgtctAAATCTAATAAGTTAACATATGGTGATAATATCTATATGTTATGTCAACAGGTTGTTTTGACAGATACTGTTAGCACCCAGGTGTCAGTCACCAACAATGCTGTATACACCCAGGTGTATGTATTACTGAGTGTCCTCACAACATCGAAATAtgtttcatttataaacaaatgtACACACAAAACGAGGCTTGTAAGAGGCGCACCCCACCTCCCATGGAAATGTTGTGATCTCTAAAActagacttgatgggagaagctttgacccatgcttaggAACATTTTGAAGACGGGAAATTGGCCACGCAGATGGTAAAGtagaagcctgattgtagaaattgtcgaaTATATTTTGGCTCTTGTCAATATGTATAcattatacatatattttagatattttggggggctttttgcctttatttaacAGGACAGCTatagcatgaaagggggagaggtgggggatgacatgcagcaaaggacctTGAACCTGCAGCCACTGCGGCAAAGACACAGCCTTTGAACAAAGcctgctctgtatgtacatTTTAAGTATGGATCgtacacactgttttataaatgagatccCAGGAAAGAgtcacacaagacacaaaccccagtctcctggagaaagtcctgtgtttggtCCATTCATCCACTATGTCTTACTCCCTCTGTAGATTGTCACTTTCTATACCAAGTCACCTGACCTTCTGGGAGTACATTTGTCAGATTTCTCTCATAAATTCACCACTTTATTCTCAGAGAATATCCAAGATTGGATAGTGTTAGCCCTAACCACGAACTCATTGCCCTAACCTCCAACCTCAGAACGTCAAGGTGATGAGTACTGGGCGTCACAGCACACAATGGGATCCATCATAACTCATCATAGGTATGGGTGTAAATAGTCTAATAGCTGCACTGTGCCTATTCTCACACAGGCGCAAACAGacactccttttttttctttcccactGCCCCCGGGTGGctaaaaaaatctgttgtaGACTATTTTCATACCCATCGtcttatttttatgtatgaatGTCACCTTTAAGGTGAACCATGCTGGGATGTGACCTCAGCTAGCTTGCAGCCCAAACTTCAGTGAGACCACGTGCCTCTACCTGTGCCTGTGAGAGACAGGCAGGGGAGCACTGGGCCGCCAGGCAAATGCACGTCACTTTGCAGCAAACAAGCATTAGATCACATGACaatactcaaacacacacacacacacagagcaccaTCTCCATGCAGTGTGGCTAAGTGTTTTAGTGGCTTCCTCTGTCACTCCCAGGATCCCAAAGACTGGAAGAGTAGTAATCTATTCTTAAGGAGGTAAGAagtgactgcacacacacacacacacacacacacacacacacacacacacacacacacaatccttcCTACCCCATGCCAAGACAATCTGGCAGCACCGTGTCTCACACGTGAAGAGAGtagggaagggggggggggggggctgggtGCAGTCTGCCTCCGTCTGGCATGAGCATACAGAAGACACTAACATATTTCTCTAACCTCCTGATATCCTTGAACGATATAAAGTCAATTTCTGTTCTTCTTGAGAACCctcaaaatatatcatttctgaattattattataattattactaAATGTTCAGCTGACGGATTTAGGCCAGACTGAAAATATCTCAACTATTGATTGGACTGTCATTAAATCTTGCACAGACTTAGCGTCAGGATCCAGAGGATGGACCCTACTGGTTTtcgtgatcccctgacttttcatttgTTGTCATCATTTATATTTGTCCCAATGCTTTGGTTTAGGATCAAATATCTGAACGCTAACAATATTTCCATGAGCCTTAGTCAGtcctttttctccttttatCAACACGTTAGTATGCAAcaagctaaactaagatggtgaataTTGTACTTATTAAACatcagtgtttgctttgttaCTGTGAGCATgctatcatgccaacgttagcGAGTAAAGCCTCTGATCTGCTGGCACAGCTGTGGCTTTATCCTGTCACAAAGCACAAATATGAACACTTTAACACATTTTATCATGGTATCACATAGAATTGCAGTTGCTTGCCACATAATGAAGATTTTGTGGTTATTTCTTTTTGTATAAGGCCCATCCCAGCTTGCCAACATGTTGATATTTGGTTAAATTTAGATTGCAAGgtcaggtgaccaaaattcagtGTCAGGACAACGTCAACTGATGTAAGTGCTGATGACAGGTGTTGATATTCTCTGATaattaaacaaaatgacatgcagtttggGGCTGCAGTGCGTAAAGAGGGCAATGACATATGTGCAATGTCTTATTTACACAGACACTACGAGCAGCcagaagcaggtgtagattttgttagtaacTACGAACATTTCCTTCTgccaacagtttacacacaaattcattctgctcacgtttcatgaatgataCCCAATGTCTGCAAAACATTACAACGTCCACACAACCTGAAATTCTAACGTCATGAGACATTTACATGATTTTCATTCCAATCAAAATGTAACATCTGTCTGACGCAGGAGTCTAACATCTCTCTGACATCAATCTGACGTCCGGGGCCTGCAGGGATTGTGCAGAGATAAGGAAATTGAAAACGGACATCCATAAAAGTGAGCTGGTATTGGTGGttacaaatttacaaaaatacatattttatccAAGGGTACATTACTGGACTTCCAGTGAGTTTGAATCAATAATACGAATAGTGTCTCATTATTACTTCATTTACTATAAAATAGTGTGGTGGCTGTTGTAAAGGGCTGATGATAGCCTCACCGTCATGTATATTCTGCACTAAATCCTTTAAGTAGGAAAGTAATGAATGAGGTTCCTTAGGGACAAACTGGTTTTATGAGGCTGCAGGTTAATTCATCAGCGGGTAGTTGGCATTAAAACATTGATAAGCCGCTGAAATGGGAGGTGCTCCAGGGTTCACTGCACACTTTGTCTTGTGacgaggggaggagggagatcAACTGATTGAGGTGGCTAGGTGGGTGGGAGGATGGGTGGGGGCTCCTGCAGATTCTGAAGGTAAAAGATTACATTTTCACGCTGATTATCGGATAAGCTTTGGCGTAGCTCCAGGCAccatgggagtgtgtgtgtgtgtatgtgtgtgtgtgtgttcacaccagCAGGACACTGAAGGCAATTATGGTTTTAAAGCCAGCGGGATGGAATCAATTATCACATGCCAACTTCCTCAAGCCCATCtgtctggttttttttttctacctacgataaaaaaagtcattaatcTACTTCAAATTAACTCCACTTAATTGAGTTATCTAATTATAGGGATAAAAATAcgcatttttttcatttctgttaTGTCTACTCTAAACTTTTTAATCACTGTCCATTGCTTTTTGCTTCATGTTAATCTGGTTGTCACGACATCGAACACACGTACACAGAAATGgttataatcacttgaaaaacaGCCTCCTTATGTGACACACCAAGAAACATAGGATATATTACACAGTATCCATGATTAAAATTAAGTAATCTTGAGAAATATCAGCCGCACTGACAGTCGATAAAAGCCTGACCAATATCCCTGCAGTAGATAGTAACATTTCATGTGTCTGACCCTGTTATTAACCTAAGCTGAACGTCTCATGTATGAGCAGAGTAGTGACACAGTGACACTTGGCCTCAGCAGACCCAGCTGCACACTATAAACCCTCAGACAACCTTTTCCTGATAGGGGCTACATTACACAACGCACACTGAAACGCTATGTGTGAAAAGTGATATTAAACATGCATGACATACACTGGAGAAATGCACCACACTGACATCCAACACTTTTCAGCTCAGTTTATATCATTGATGTGACATATTAAATTGTTAGCAGTTAGAAATCACCTAAAAGGGTCAAACGGGCCCTCAGCGGTCATTAAGGCGTATATACACAGTTCCATTATGTTGTGGCTTTGAAATGCTTGCCAGCTTCTTGTGCTCAGTCCCTGTGGTCTGCGGGCTGGCACTAAGTGATCTCTCTAAAAGCCCTCTTCTCCACATACTTCAGCTTGTGCTTCCTCTTGAACCTAAGAGAAGGGTGAGAGAGTGGGAAcgcacattttaaaaatcaatacacACCTTATGAATGCGTATATCACTGTGAGCCTTTGAGGAGATGTTACGTAAGAGCAAAGGCAGAGCAGAGGTCCTTACTTGGCTCTTTCTCTTGGTTCAATCAGGTTCCTCTTCTGCAGACTCTTGAAGCGGTCCTTGAGGATGCTGCCCTCTGGCTGCAGAGTCAAGGCATTACAGGAGgcgagaggagggagagacaagcCCAGACAAATCCATGTGAGACAAATGTCACTCTGCTTTGACTCAATGCGCAATTCCCACCCAAATTATAAAACCCGATTCACACCATAAAGGCTGATTTAAGTATTATTCACAGACATAATGGCAGCAGATATGAGAGAATTTTCCACTGGCAATTAGATCATTTGAAACTGTAACAATCTCCGTAGGGAAAAGTGGGTCGTGGCAGTATTAGAGAATAGGATAAAGCTTAGAATAAGACAATACAGAGTGCTGAAGATAATACACCAACTAAATGAACCAAAACTCATTACAGATAAGACTTTGTGTCCTCCCTGGCAAAGGTCACAGTGGATGAGTTAGCAAACATTGTAAAAACTAGTAAAGTACCTTGAGCTGTCGCAGGGAGCCGGCCAGCTCGTCACTCAACTGAACCTCCATGTCCTGAGGCTGGAACCTGCAAATAAGGACCAAAAATCTTACAGCTGTTCCCAGAATAAACAAACAGATCCAGCCACATAATGCATAAAATAGTACCAGAAaatacagggttcctacagtttaaggggccatacacatcttgtgttttttgcactctCAAATCTATTGTTTTGAATGCAGACACGCAGCAGGCACGCTCAAATGCCAGCGGCACCCATGGGTTCCTGAGCTcctatttttcagggtgtgATGActgcgccctgagataaactgagtttaacttttggaacgcagcagaaCGCATCGCATGTAATGAGATGaggaccaatcacagccgacagacatctttcccttcatccgtaaatatcagtctgtgatgaacacacacacacacacagcacctggGAGAAGATCAGCCCTGCACTCTGGATTTCAGGTAAGTAGGCTACAATACGGTGCATCTTAAGGTTGCTTGGCAACCTCAGGCACAACCTGCCaccgtgctcttgaaagctggcacagaaaagacaCAACAGTAGGATCAAGCACCTGACCTTGTGTTTTATAGGCGGTTTaagatgcggcatgtgtacggccacTAAGGCAAGTTCGATTCAAGATTTCAAATACCACTTAGAATAAAATTTGggaccaattttacaataaccaaaactgaagcaaaaaaaacaacatgaaaaatgGCAGATGCGTGGTGGAGGCAAGGGCAGAACAGAACTCAAAAATACCCGGCATTTGTTAGTgggtttgaaaaatgttttgcacaAAGTACACTAAGCCTCTTCTGCATTGCCTTGTGCTGGTTTCAGCCATGAGAAATCTTGGTAAAATAGCCAGTTTTCGTTGAATCTGCATTCCAGTGTAAAATGTATATGTGGGATGCTAATTTGTCCTGTAGGGGTCACTGTTCTGTCACAGGTGTTTGGTTCTACTACCCTGATCTGTGTGCGTTAATGCAACAGGCACCCtggacattattttttaaaaatagatgttgcaaattattttgaaattttacaGTGCAATGTCACAAACCCTACTTCCCATGTCTTATGTTTAAGACTTTTGAAGGATTGATTggagacattttaatacaaattAAAGCATTATTTTAGATCAATATATTCAGTGCCTTTTAGGACTTTCTAATGATCTGTGGAAGTCCTGAAATataatttgtgttgttttaatggcACTGGAGAGCAAActaaaaggcaacaaaaacctACCTAATTTAGCTGCAGGCTAGAACGAGTCCAACTGAACTAGaatttacaacatttaaaacaactgtGTGCTAAACTGGGACTGGTCTGTGTAATTGTATGGCCCGTCAGcagttaaatttttttttttttttcttttaaatttcaattttacattttgtttttcacatgaAGGCTAAATGCTAAATCACCAAAAGctataaactttaaataaaactttatatactaaacttaaatataaatctaaaattCCATTGCCATAACATCAAACTATTATGAGACGTACCCCTGGAAAATAATCTTGATTATTGCACTTTGTTATCTAACTGGCCCTAGTGTCTGTCCTGATCTCTCCATCCCCTGGCTGTATTACACCTCTTCCCATAGAGTTCAGTTTAAGTCTCCTGAAGTTACTTTTAAAGCCCTGCAAGGTTTGGCTCTGTCATAATTGGGGACTGCCTGACACCTTATTCTGAAGCAAGGCCCCTCAGATCCGGTTACCACATGCTGTTCAAAATTCAATGTCCAGCCAGTTTTATACATTTAGACTATTTGCAGAACTGTTTTATGTTGATAGTGCTGAATAAAAAGGCTGTCTTATTTGGCTCAGGTTATGTTGACCTTCCTCTCTTAAACCAAAGTAGGTCTAAGTTAAACCTCAGCTACGATGACCTCTAGTGGCCTTTAGTGATTCCTACAGGACACTGCACCTGGGCTTAAACTTAACTGAAACATCACCTTCTGATGATATAGCTACGGGGTTTAGGAAACCATGTGACTGTTAATGACAGAGCAACAGTCCATGTAAAAATAGATATCGGTTTACACATCTCAGCCTATACATTCAACCTGTGAGTAAATTTCTAATAGAAAGcctgcattacaaactgaggCTGTGCAGTTTGAAAGATGTGCAGCATTTGGGAGTCAGAGAGGGTCTCAACAAAATAACtatgagttgcattatgggaaatgtaggatccagtgtttatGGAGCCTCACACATACGGCAGTCTTGATATCTCGGCCTCTGTCCTATTAATTTTGACCTTTTGTTAAACTGTCCCTTTCCATCTTCACAAAAGTGGGATCACTGAGTAGCTCTCTAACGCGCAGGCAGGTGTGAGGAAAGAGTAAGGTGTGTACTTGAGTTTGCCGAGGCGTCTGGGTTGAGCTTTCTGGGCCTCCTGATTGGCCTTGCGCTGCTTCTGTCTGTCCTTAGTTTTCTGTTCCTGCTCTTTGATGGAGGACTTTATGGAGCGCAGCTGGAAGAGCTGCTGCCGCCGGTCAGTCTGCTGTCTGTACGCCTGTCGCTGTTGCTCCTGGGatggaaagaggaagagaaacattAAGGTGGACTGTCAGACGGTGAGTGGAGCAACGACAATACGGTAACTTTTTGACAGTGCTTGACAGAAGTCGTTACAATTGACTCTTTAAGAAGCTGCAACATTGTTTTTGAATGGTTAAGTAGTTTAGGTATCcgtctggaaaaaaaatcttgcctCTGAGAAGCTAAAACCAGTAGATGTTGGGCTATTCTtgcataaaaaacattaaaaaccttGAAATGATTCatagatttctttttaaaaaaaaatagtaatttcTTTCCAACAACTCGGGCTCGGGTTGGGTATCCATACTCTGGCATGTACCTTAATTTTTTCCgccttctctttcttcctctgtctctcagtctTCTTCTCTGCCAGTGAGATGGCTCCCACTGCCacaccctcctcttcctcattaggagcagctgctgcttcttcttcttcattctcTTCTTCCACCAAGCCTTCAACCTGCTCGTTGAAGATTGTCTCCTgcagaacacaaacacaggttagacaaaataaaacaccttaACTTTCACAACATTAAGAATAAACAGAAGATGATGGATGAGCAGGAATAATCGTGTGCACCTCTGTTGCTATGTGTTCTTTGTTGACAGCCAGCTGTCTCTcgatcttttcctcctctttgtgtttcttgaCTTCCACCTCATGAGCCTCCTGCAGCAAGGCCTgtgttgagagagagagacagagagattaaTGGTCAGTCAGGGCAGGACATTACAACAAGAGTAACCTTGAACAACATATTCTGATGGAAATTttgattttaactttttatcaGAACAGATATCTGCACAAATGAACTGCCTTTGTACTGGATAAATTCAACAAAACATTACGACATatgtaaaaatatgttaaaaaaaacaaacaaaaaaaggtagaACATTTGCAGCCATTAGTGAGTCAGTAGGCTGCAGAGTTGTTCCTCACCTGGTGGGAGAAGAAGTCTGGGTTGTAGGATCCTCCAGGAGCGATCACCTCCACAGCGGGAAGCACAGACGGCTTCTCATTCAACTTCTCTGGACGCTGACAAAACAGAGATGCAGCCACATTGGTCAGACTCAAACCTTCACACATGAGTCCCCTGACAACAGCTCATTAGATATAATCTAACTGTGGAAGAGTTTTTAACCCATCACTTAAATctctcacaaaaacaaacacttgttcTCACCTTGACGAGCTTTTTGCGCGTCTGCTGAAGGTACCAGGGGTCGGCTGTTTCTTTGGctgcattaaaaagaaaaagtagttTCAAATATAAGCATTTATGTGTGTTCATGAGGATTTGACAGCAAACACAAGTGCAGGAgtacacatttttaaatgggTTGTGCGGCCATCAGAAAGACtgagctttttaaaaacaaagatggcgacAGATTACAGTAACACATCTCCTCCTTCAACTTCTTCATTTAGTTAAGGTAACCTAAATAAACATTTCACGAGGGTACATCAGGCCCCATGTATTGCAATAAACACTCCAAATAGGCCAGCATTTACCAGTTCAGACAGTAAAATAAAAGCCTAGTGGTTTCCCCCTTCAATTCCCCTGATCACCATCAGCTGGCAGCGACAAGAGGCTTAGTTTAGCTTAAGAAATCATTAAGTTTGCATCCATTTTCACAGCGTCCACATCTGTCTGTGAACATACTGTTCAAGAGATGCACACAACATTGCACGTTTTAGGTTAATGTTATTTATACAGTTCTTGTGAATGATTAAAAATCTATTCATTACTAATATTCCTATTCCATAAACTCTACTTTTACATGTGTATCCTCAGATCCCAGGTGACTGTTCACACAACAGTCACCTGAGCTCCATGTAGGTCTTCACATTCCCGTGAAGGAAATACTGGGAGCGCAAGGATGAGATCatcactggacacacacacacgccatacacacacaaagagtaCTCACACTCTTGCCCCCATATGTCGTAGTATTCTCTGTCTGGGTTGTTGTTGGCCTCTGTCACGGCCTTCTTGGCCGTCCTGTTGACCGGCCGTCTGTTGAGCAGCTGTTTCTGCCTCCGTGGCACCACGCCTTTGGCTGCCAGCTGCTCGGCCTTCTGGGCAATGCGACGAAGTTTCTTGGCATTAGGTTGCTGGTAGGCCAGCACACTGGGGGGGAAGGCAGAGAGATGATTGGTTGGAGGTAAAGATGATTGGTTGGAGGTAAAGATAACAGGTAACATGAGACATGATGCAGTTGAAAATATTTAGGCCTGTTTGATTTGACACTTCatgatgtgtgtttgcatatccTCAGATCCCAGGATACTGTTCACACAACAGTTTCCTGAGCTCCTGTCTGATGTCTTCACATTCCCATGAAGGAAATACTGGGAGCGCAAGGATGAGATCATCACGGGACACACACAGTCCTCAAACATTTAAGTAATTACATGCAAGGCTAATAtttaaatacatgtgttttaaaATCATCTGCTTTAACAGATAAAGGTGTCACATTGACGGTCTGCACTATAAATTGTGTTATCAAACAAGACCACAAATTTTAGAACCAGCTGTTTAATTCAGCTTGTCCAACGTAGATTAAGTTACATTATTTACACAATACCACTGTTCTCACATACAGAACTGCTGAGCTGCCTGATTTACACATGCTGCAGCCTTCCTAAGAACTGAATCTAAACCTAAAAAAAGCACTTGAAAGGTTTTATCAAAGTACAAAGTGATGGATACTGACTCTTTTGCTGGTGGAACGAGGGAGTCATGCTGCAGGATCAGGTCTATCCTCAGAGGACGTGACGCTTTCCCTTTCCTCTTCTTCCCCTCGACAGGTTCCTCTACTTCACAGAGAAATATAGATTTAATTCAGGATCATGaacacatttacatacacaaGTCAGGTGCTCTGGGAAAACCATGACCCAACTGTAGGCCCAAGGAAATTCCTATCTAGTTGTGAAATTGCATATTTACCCTTCGGTTCAGGTTTCTTTGGTTGTCCAACATCCAAAAAGAACAAACTGTCATCTGACTTCTCAGACAGCAGACCTCTGAAACACAAAGTCACATTTTGATTTACAATTGAAGACACAGTTTTTTCCAAAGACCCACTGACaactaacatttattttcatcatcaaaTAATCTGTTGAGCCATTTCCTCCAAGGAAATGGTTCACCATTTATTGAATGAAATGTCAGACAAACAGAgatgggaaaaaagaaaattggcATCAGAAAGTGGTGGATGGATTCAGACTgggcaaaataaacaaatacaaagggcacttgctgcatgtgtttgagcACCAGCACACACAAGTTGTTTTTGGCATGAAGGGCAGCCtacaccgatcagccacaaCACGAAAACCGCTGACAGATAAATAACACTGATCATCCAGTTACaaagcaatgttctgctggaaTCCTCGGGTCTTAGCATTTATGTGGGTGCCACCTGACATGCTCCACTCACCCAAACACTAGTACAGACCAAGCACTccccctcatggcaatggcCGTCTCGGCAGGACAAtgtgccacaccacaaaaactgctcaggaccGAGGAACATGACATGAACTAAAGATGTTGACTTGTCCTTAAAATTCCCCCGATCCCAATCTAATCACGCATCCATGAGAGGTGCTGGTACACCACCtcgcaacccacaggactcatgAGATCTGCCGCTGATGCCCCAGTGGTCAGAGCCAAGCGCAATCCAACAATGCCCCACCATGGTTCAGGGGTACCTCTGGGATAAAGGaacgtcccacagatgctcgatcagattggcATCTGGGCAATTTTGAGGACAGGTCACTCCCTTGAGCACTTTGTCACCTTCCACAAGCCAATCCTCAGCAGCTCATGCGGTGTGGTATTGTGTACTTTCCTGCTGTGgggccactgctgctgttgagTGCTGTTCCCATTGAACGGGGTGTatttgtctgcaacagtgtttagATGAGTGGAGTGCATCAAGTGGCAGCCGCATGGATGTCAGGGCATTGTCACAAGATGATCAGTATCTTACCCCAtttgtcagctgtttttttttttttttttaagattttaagcgtgaaagggggagcgagagacagagagagagagagagagagagagagagagagagagagagagagagagagagagagaggggggatgacatgcagcagagggctgTGGGCTGGATTCAAATCCtcggccgctgcagcaaggacataattcattttcattttatttatacaggaaAGGAATTAAAAGTAACATAGTGTGTTACAGTTAAAACTAGCCTAACTCAGTTAAAAACAGGTTTTCCGCAGGGTCCATTGCCTCTGTGTCTAGGGTGACCGCTGTACCCACTGAGGTTCTGGGCACCccagttgttttaatgttttggctggtCGCTGTCTATAACACTGCATAACATTTTGTCCATTGTAAGGGCACCCAAAAGGACACTTTCTCATGTTTTATCTATTATAAAAGATATCAAAGAGTCATTTTTCAGCCACAAACATGGGTCAACAACGATTTACAAAGGTCTAAAAGACAGATACGTTGCAAATCCCCATATTTGGGAACAAATATGC
Coding sequences within:
- the nop53 gene encoding ribosome biogenesis protein NOP53 isoform X2; protein product: MAAARRLKRVVASQPGFLNLKSSSDGAGLGSSRRKRVNKNKKKNWNKFSDINDVDEFLEDVRHQERTTGGLLSEKSDDSLFFLDVGQPKKPEPKEEPVEGKKRKGKASRPLRIDLILQHDSLVPPAKDVLAYQQPNAKKLRRIAQKAEQLAAKGVVPRRQKQLLNRRPVNRTAKKAVTEANNNPDREYYDIWGQESKETADPWYLQQTRKKLVKRPEKLNEKPSVLPAVEVIAPGGSYNPDFFSHQALLQEAHEVEVKKHKEEEKIERQLAVNKEHIATEETIFNEQVEGLVEEENEEEEAAAAPNEEEEGVAVGAISLAEKKTERQRKKEKAEKIKEQQRQAYRQQTDRRQQLFQLRSIKSSIKEQEQKTKDRQKQRKANQEAQKAQPRRLGKLKFQPQDMEVQLSDELAGSLRQLKPEGSILKDRFKSLQKRNLIEPRERAKFKRKHKLKYVEKRAFREIT
- the nop53 gene encoding ribosome biogenesis protein NOP53 isoform X1, whose amino-acid sequence is MAAARRLKRVVASQPGFLNLKSSSDGAGLGSSRRKRVNKNKKKNWNKFSDINDVDEFLEDVRHQERTTGGLLSEKSDDSLFFLDVGQPKKPEPKVEEPVEGKKRKGKASRPLRIDLILQHDSLVPPAKDVLAYQQPNAKKLRRIAQKAEQLAAKGVVPRRQKQLLNRRPVNRTAKKAVTEANNNPDREYYDIWGQESKETADPWYLQQTRKKLVKRPEKLNEKPSVLPAVEVIAPGGSYNPDFFSHQALLQEAHEVEVKKHKEEEKIERQLAVNKEHIATEETIFNEQVEGLVEEENEEEEAAAAPNEEEEGVAVGAISLAEKKTERQRKKEKAEKIKEQQRQAYRQQTDRRQQLFQLRSIKSSIKEQEQKTKDRQKQRKANQEAQKAQPRRLGKLKFQPQDMEVQLSDELAGSLRQLKPEGSILKDRFKSLQKRNLIEPRERAKFKRKHKLKYVEKRAFREIT